Sequence from the Curtobacterium sp. MCLR17_007 genome:
CTCGGGTTCGGCACCTGGCAGATCGACGACGCCGACGCTCCCGCGGCCGTGAGCGCCGCCCTCGAGGCGGGCTACCGCCACATCGACACCGCGACCGGCTACAGCAACCAGCGCGGCGTGGGGAAGGCGATCGCCGACTCCGGGCTCGCGCGCGACGACGTCTTCGTCACGACGAAGCTCCCGCCGGACAACGCCGACCGGGTGCGCGAGACGATCGAGGAGAGCCTCGAGCAGCTCGGGCTCGACCACCTCGACCTGTGGCTCGTGCACTGGCCCCCGAACGGCGAGGCGCGCCCCGACGTGTGGGAGCAGGTCGTGCAGGCGCGGACGGACGGACTCACGAGGGCCGTCGGCGTCAGCAACTACTCGCTCGCGCAGATCGACGAGCTGATCCAGGCGACCGGAGTGACCCCGGCCGTGAACCAGATCAAGTGGAGCCCGGCCGAGTTCGACCGTGCCGTCGCCGACGGTCTGCGTGAGCGTGGCGTGGTGCTCGAGGGCTACAGCCCGTTCAAGGCGAGCAACCTCGAGGACCCGACCCTGGTGTCCATCGCCCAGGCGCACGAGGTCGACACCGCCCAGGTCATCGTCGCGTGGCACGTCGCGCACGAGTTCGTCGTCATCCCGAAGTCGTCGAACCCCGACCGCATCCGGTCGAACGCCGCCGGCGCCACGGTGACCCTGTCCGACGACGAGGTCACGCAGATCGACGCGCTCGGCCACTGAGGCCAACCGAACAACCGAACAACTGGCCAGCTGACCGGCCGGCCGCGTGCAGCGACCGGCCGGTAGCGTCAGTGGGGTGAGCAGCGCCCTCCTCGTCATGGACTACCAGAACAGCATCGTCGAGCGCCTCGGCACCGACGACGGGCTCGCAGCGGCGGTCTCGGCGGTCGACGCAGCGCGTGAGCGGCACATCCCCGTGGTCTTCGTCCGTGTGGCGTTCCGCCCCGGTGCGCCGGAGGTCGCCGCCGCCAACAAGATGTTCGGCGGCATGCGCGACCGCATGGGTGCGCAGGCACCGGACGCGACGGAGGTCCACCCCGCGTTCGACGTGAGCGACCAGGACATCGTCGTCGTGAAGAAGCGGGTCAGTGCGTTCGCCGGGTCCGACCTCGAGGTGCTGCTGCGCGGACTCGACGTGCGCGAACTGGTGCTGGCCGGCATCGCGACGAGCGGCGTGGTGCTGTCGACCCTGCGGCAGGCGGCGGACCTGGACTTCGGCCTGACGGTGCTGTCCGACGCATGCTCCGACGGGGACCCCGAAGTGCACCGGGTGCTGCTCGGGAAGGTGTTCCCGCGGCAGGCCGAGGTCATGACGGCAGCCGACTGGATCGCGTCCCTCACCTGACCCATCAAGCGGCCCCCGGGAATTCCCACTCCAGATCCGCTGGAGCCCGATCGATGACCGGGAACCCGACGGCACGCGCGACGCGGGCGAGCTTGGTGTCGAACGTCACCAGGGCGTCGCTCGTCATGATCGCGGTGTGCAGCGCGACGGCGTCCGGGATGCTGAGCCGGTGATGCGCGCACAGCGAAGCAACGCCCGCTGCGTCGTCGTCCTCGACCGGGACGACGAGCACGCCGAGGGCATCGATGCGGCGCAGGTACTGGTCAGCCCAGGAACGACGCGTCGGTCGGACGAGCACTTCTGCGAGCGTCACCGCGGAGGTGATGAACTCGTCCCACTCGTGATGATCGAGCACCTCGACCGCGCGTTCGTGCGTGGCGTCGAACTGGTCCCAGCGCGCGATGAGCACGTTCGCGTCGAGGGTGATCACAGGCGCCCTGCCCGGAGGTCTCGGAGGTAGTTCGGTGGATAGGTCATGCCGGGGGCGAAGCCGAAGAGGTCGACCGTCTGCCCGTTGCGCAGCGTGATGGACGAGGACATCCCGTTGTCTGCGCGACGGAGATGTGGGGGCCGCGGTGGGTCGTCGTCAGGGAGGTCGGGCGGGTCGGTGGTCTGGGCGTCATCGAGCAAGGTCATGCACCGACGCTACGAGCGCTCGATCTCGAACGCCAAGCTCTCCAGATGTCGTATGTCGCGCCGGCGCTCAGTCGAGCAGCGACCGGATGTCGTCCGCCGACAGGTCGTCCGCGAACAGCGCGTCGTCGTCGATCATCGTGGCGAACAGCTGTGCCTTGCGGGCCGCGAGTGCGAGCACCTTCTCTTCGATGGTGTCCTCGGCGATGAGCCGGTTGACGTTGACCGAGCGGGTCTGTCCGATGCGGTGTGTGCGGTCCACGGCCTGGGACTCGGCAGCGGGGTTCCACCACGGATCGAGGACGAACACCGTGTCCGCCTCGGTCAGGGTCAGTCCGAAGCCGCCGGCCTTGAGCGAGATGAGGAACGCCGGCGCGGTGCCGTTCCGGAAGCGGTCGATGACCTTGGTGCGGCCCCGCGTCGACCCGTCGAGGTAGTCGTACCCGATGCCCCGTTCGTCGAGTGCCGCGGCCACCATGCGCAGGAAGGACGTGAACTGGCTGAACACCAGCGCCCGACGCCCTTCGGCGGCGAGCTGTTCGAGTTCGTCGAGCAGCAGGTCGAGCTTGGCGGACGGGATGTCGTGGTCGTCCGGTGACGCCGCTGAAACCAGCGCGGGGGAGAGCGCGAGCATGCGCAGCAGCGTGAGGGACCGGAAGACGATCATCCGGTTGTGGTCGAGGTCGTCGATCAGGTCGAGGACCTTCAGGCGCTCCCGGTTGAGCGTGCGCTCGTAGACCTGGCGGTGCGCGGGGTCGAGCGTGACGCGGACGACCTGTTCCTGCTTGGGTGGCAGGTCCGACGCGACGCTCTCCTTCGTCCGCCGCAGCATGAGCGGTCGGATGCGCCGCCGTAGTCGTGCGGTCAGCTCGGAGCGGGCCTCGCCGCGGAGGTCCGGCGAGGCGAGCGGCTTGACGTAGTCGTCGCCGAAGCGCGTCCACGACGACAGCAACCCGGGCGCGACGATCGAGAACAGCGCCCACAGGTCGGTGAGCCCGTTCTCGAGCGGCGTGCCGGTGATCGCGATCTTGACGGGCGCGCGGAGCTCCGACGCCACGCGGTGGGTCTGCGACTGCGGGTTCTTCACGAACTGCGCCTCGTCGAGCAGCAGCGCCGACCAGGGCAGGTCGGTGTAGGCGGTGGCATCGAGGCGGAGCAGCGCGTACGAGGTCACGACCACGTCCGCCCCCGCCGCGACCCGGGCGACGAGGGACGGGTCCTTCAACGAGGTGGTCTCGATCGTCGCGACGCGCAGGGACGGGACGAAGCGCGCGGCCTCGGCGGCCCAGTTGCCGACGACCGAGGTGGGCGCGACGACCAGGAACGGCGGTTCGTCGGGTGCGGCACCGCGTCGGGCGGCGATCATCGCGAGCGCCTGCAGGGTCTTGCCGAGCCCCATGTCGTCGGCCAGGACCCCGCCCACCCCGTGCTCGACCAGGAACGACAGCCACGCGTACCCGGACAGCTGGTACGGCCGCAGGTCCGCGTGCACGGTGTCCGGCACGACGACGTCGGTGGGCGGCGCGGCGTCGAGCAGCCGAGCGGCCATCGAGCGCCACCGCTCGTCGTGGTCGGTCTCGTCGGCGAGCTGGTCGAACTCGGACCACAGCCCGGCCTGCAGCGGGGTGACGGCCATCGACTGCGACGGCTCCCACTCGTTCTGCTCGCGGGCTTCCTCGATCAGTTCCTTGAGCCGGTCGAACGCCGGGTCGCCCAACGACAGGTACGAGTTGTCGACGAGCTTCATCCGGCGCTGCCGACTGGCGAGCGCGGTCAGCAGCGGCGTGAAGGGGATCTCCTTGCCGTTCACGCTCACGAAGATGCCGAGGTCGAACCAGTCGTGCTTGTCGGACGGCATGGTCGTGACCCGGATGTGCGGGCGTCCGGTCAGCCGTTCGTAGTCGAGCCGTTCGCCCTGCACGACGACCCGCACGCCGCGTTCGGCCAGCGCCGGCAGCAGCTCGTTCGCCAACACGGCGACGTCGGCCCCCTCGACGGTGCCGTCGGCGAACCAGTCGAGGCCGCCGCCGGGTCCGGCCGTGTGTCCGACGGGAGGCCCGGAACGGTCTGCGTCGTCGGCCGCGGCCGACGACGTGGTCGCGTCGTCGGCCGCGCGCACGCCCGTCAGGTCGGGGAGCGGACCGTGCATCGCCACCGGGTCCTTGCGGCCGTCGACGTGCCAGCGCCACTGTACGTGGGCGACGTCGTCCGTGCGGGGTGCCCGCGCCGGCTCGAACGTGACCGTCAGTACGAGTTCGGGCGGCGTCCGCTCGGGGAGCTCGATCGAGCCGTCGGAGCTGACCAGCCCGAGTGCGCCGCGCAGCCGCGGGGACCAGTCGGCCAGGAACTCGTCGACCTCGGCCGCGGGCACGTGGATGCGTGCGTCCTCGGTCAGCATGCGGCGCTGGTCCTCGGGGACGGGCTCGGGCGTCGGGGCCAGGTCCACACGGAACTCGGGCGACTCGCGGAACACGTACAGCCCGTGGTCGCCGATGAGCCGCGCGGCACCGTGCACCACGGGACGGCCGTCGAACACCGCGCTCGCGCCGATCACGAGCCCGTCGTCGGCACGAGCGACGTCGAGCAGGACCCGGGCGTCGGAGCCGAGTGCCGCTCCGCCCTCGCGTTTGCCGGTGACGAACGCGATGCCGAGTGCCGGGGCCTGTCGCAGCAGCGGCCACAGCAGCGGGCTCGGGAAGTCGTCGAGGTGGATCCAGTCGCTCTCGCCGGGCAGTCCCGCCAGTGCGCCCGCGCGGTGCAGGGCCGCGAGCTGCAGGAACCAGGCGTGCTGTTCGGCGCCGAGGCCGAGCCGGTTCATCGAGTAGGGGAGCGCGCCCCACGTCAGCTGCCCGCGCACCCAGTTGCCCGCGTCGCTGCGGGTCACGGGGCGGACGCCGAGCCGCACGGACCGGGACGCCGTGGGGACCGCCCGACCGGTCGCGCGCGCCCTTGCCGCCATGCGCGCGGGGACCGCGTCGCGGAGCTCGAACTGCAGGCCGAGCGGGGTGGTGCTCGGGACCGGACCGGGTGGCGGGGTGTCGCCGGCGAGGCGGGCGACCTCGTGCCTCCAGTCCGCTGGTGGTGGTGGCGGCGCCGGCGCCTCGGACCGCGGTCCGGCGTGGGCCGCGACGGCTCGCGCGTTGATGGTGAGCAGTGCCGCGGCGACGTGCTTGCACTCGCCGCCGATCGGGCAGGTGCAGCGGGAGCGCACCGGACGGACGAACTCGCCGCGCGCGACCGTGGTGTCGATGTGGACGTCGTACGGGACGTCGGACGATCCGGACACCGTGGCGGTGATGGTGCCGTCGTCGTGGACCGCTGCCTCTTCCACCAACCCCTGGCGGACGATGTCGCGTGCCCGGCCGAAGGTCTGCGGCCCGACGAAGCGGATGACGTCGACGGCGTCGATCATCGGGGCGGCTGGCACACGCCCATCGTGCCAGGCCCCACCGACCCCCGCGGACCGTTCCCACCCGGACAGGGGCTGTCGCCCGCGGCCTGGGTCCGACAGGGTGGGGGGACCATGCTGCAGTCACTGCTCTACATGAGCTCCGCGAAGGAACCGTTCGACGACGACGCGCTCGAGGCCCTGCTCGAGCACGCGCGTTCCCGGAACACCGCAGACGGGTTGACCGGGCTGCTGGTGCACCGCGCCGGACGGTTCATGCAGCTGCTCGAGGGGCCGTACGACGCCGTGATGGCGACCTATGCCCGGATCCTCCAGGACGAGCGGCACGACGACGTCTCGCTGCTGGTCGAGGAGACGCTGCACACGCGGCGCTTCCCGGAGTGGTCGATGGCCTACGACCGATCGGAGCCGCAGGACGTGCCCGAGGGCTTCAGCGACTTCCTCGCCTCGGGGGACAGCAGCGCCGACCGCAGCAAGTCGCGCGAGCTGCTGCGCTGGTTCCGCAACCACCCGCTCGCGGACCCGACGGCTGCGGGCGGCAAGCACCGCCGCTAGCGCTGCTGCTCGACCGCCAGCTTGCTGTGCTTCCGCGAGTAGCCGAAGTACACGCCGAGCCCGATGGCGAACCACACCGCGAAGCGCACCCACGTCTCCCACTGCAGGAACGTGACGAGCCAGAGCGACGCGATCACGCCGACGATCGGCACGATCGGCATGAGGGGGAGCTTGAACTGCCGGGGCAGGTCCGGCTGGGTGTAGCGCAGCACGATGACCGCGGTGCACACGACGACGAACGCCAGCAGGATGCCGATGTTCGTCAGCTCCGCGACCACGCCGATCGGCAACACGCCCGCCAGGACCGCCGACGCGATGCCGAGGATCCAGGTCACCCGGGTCGGCACGTGGCGCTTCGGATCGGTCTTCGCGAACCACTTCGGCATCAGGCCGTCGCGGCTCATCGAGAACCACACCCGCGAGGCGCCCAGCATGAACGTCACGAGCACGGTCACGATGCCGACGATGGCCCCGATCGCGATGACGTTCGCCACCCCGCCGAGCCCGACCGACGCGAACGCCGACGAGAAGCCCGAGGCCGGGTCGATGTCGGTGTACTTCTGCATGCCCGTCAGGACGATGGTCGCCAGGACGTAGAGCACCATCGAGATCGCCAGGGACAGCAGGATCGCCTTCGGCATGTGCTTGCGCGCGTCGACGGACTCCTCGGCCGCGGTCGACATCGCGTCGTAGCCGAACACCGCGAAGAACACCGTCGCCGCACCGGTCATCACGCCGCCGAAGCCGAAGGGGAAGTACGGGTCGTAGTTGGCGCTGTTGATGTGGAACACGCCGAGCACGACGATCAGCACCACGAGGGCGACCTTGATGCCGACGGCGACGAACTCGAACCGGGCAGCGCTCCGGATGCCGCGGGTCAGCACGAACGCGGTGAGCAGGCAGAGCAGGATCGCGAACACGTCGAGCACGTGCCCGTCGCCCGTGCCGGGTGCGCCGAGCATCCAGGCGGGCAGGTCGATGCCGAACTGCCCGACCAGGAACCCGACGTAGCCGGAGATGCCGATCGCGACCACGGCCACGATCGCGGTGTACTCGAGCAGCAGGTCCCAGCCGATGAACCACCCGACGATCTCGCCCAGGACCGCGTAGCCGTACGTGTACGCACTGCCCGCCTTCGGGATCAGTCCGGCGAACTCCGCGTACGACAGCGCGGCGGCGGCGCTCGCGACCCCGGCGACCAGGAACGAGATGAGCACGGCGGGTCCGGCGACGCCGTGGGCGACCGTGCCGGCCAGGGTGAAGATGCCCGCGCCGATGATGCCGCCGATGCCGATCGCGGTGAGCTGCCACAGCCCGAGGTGCCGTTTCAGGCCGCCCTCGCCCCCGGTGTCGTCGTCGATCTCCTCGATCGGCTTGCGGCGGAACAGGGTCGGTCGCGGCGTCGTTGCCATGCGCCCACTCTGCACCCTGTGCGCGCGGTGTGTGCGGCCGTTGCCGCTGCACGGGGCGGACTGGAGGCCCGGTGCCGGGCCGCCACGGGCCTCCCGTCCGTCAGGGGCCACGGGCCTCCGGTCCGTCAGGGGGTCGCGTAGGGCGACCAGAACGGCGGCGGCACGGCGCCCCCGCTCAGCACGTAGACCAGTTGGTACGCCATGGCGACGAACGCGATCCCGATGATGACGATGCCCGCCCAGGCCCACCAGCGGGCCGCGCGGCGACGACCGCCGATCGCGATCGCCCGCCAGCCGCTCAGCAGCCCGACGACACCGAAGAACCCGCCGAGCGCCACGTGCTGGGCGAGCTGCTCCGCCGGGATCACCAGGCCGAGGTACAGCGCGATGCAGCCGAGCACCACCGCGACGGACGCGGGAGCCGCCGGGGGTTCGTGGTCACGGGTCCGTGCGGCCATGCCCCGAACCTACCGACGCGCTGTGATGTCCGGCAGACGCCGGTTCAGGGGGCAACGTGGTCGGGGCCTCGTGCGAGCCGCGCGCTCGCCGGGCATGCTGGGTGCATGCGTTCGTTCGTCCGTGTCCTGCTCGGGCTCGCGCTGGTCTTCGCCGGCACCAGCCACCTCACCTTCGCGCGGAAGGACTTCCAGGCCCAGGTGCCGGAGTTCGTGCCGCTCGACACCGACGCGACCGTGCTGGCGTCCGGGGTCGCCGAGATCGGTCTCGGGTCAGCACTGCTGTTCGCCGGTCGTCGGCGTCGTCGGCTCGTCGGGAACGTCGCGGCCTGGTTCTTCGTCGCCGTGTTCCCGGGCAACCTGTCGCAGTGGGTGAACCGCCGGAGTGCGTTCGGCCTGGACACGGACGCCAAGCGCATCGGTCGTCTGTTCGGACAGCCGCTCCTGATCGCCGCGTCGCTGTGGTCCACGCGCGGCGGGACGCGCCGGCGCTCCTGATGTCCGCGCCGGTGACGCCGTCCGAGCGTCCCGCGACCGACCGCACGGGTCCTGGTCGCCGGGCCCGTCACCCCGTGGTCGGCGGCCGTCGCGTCGCGGACCTGGTCGCCACCATCGTCCTGCTCGCCATCGACGCGGGTGTCGCGCTCGTCGCGGGGTGGGGGATCGTGTTCCTCTCGCTCGGCTTCGGGTCGTGCACCGCGCCGGGCAACCGGTGTGACGAGACCCTCGGAGGAGTCGTCGTGTACGCGGGGCCGGTGCTCGTGGCGCTGGTGCTGGCGCTCACCGTCGTCTTCTCCGTGCTGCGACTGACGCGACGCCGGCTGGCCTGGCCGGTCGCGGTGACCGGGTTGGTGGCCGTGGTGGTGGTGTTCTTCGGTGCCCTGCTGCTGGTGGACAGCGCAGTCACGCACGGGATCTGAGCGGGACCGCGGATCTTCCTCCACAACTAGGCCGTGCGGTCTCGTCGTCCACAGTTGCGGGCTCGTGGGGCCTGTCGGTGGCCGGTCTCGGCGAGCCTGGAGCCATGCCAGACACCGATGTGCTCGACCGACTCGAGCGAACAGCAGTCCGTACCGATGACGACGTCGTGGACCTCGTCGTCGCCCTCCTCGAACGCCCCGTGCGCCGGCAGTGCTGGGTGCTCTTCCTCGCACCCCGCGGCGTGCCCATCCAGCTCGTGGTGCCGATCGCCGACCTGCCGTACCAACCCGACGACCACGTCGACGACTTCGGTGCGCTGGTCGCCGACCTCGTCGAGCAGGTCGACGCCGCCGACGTCGTGCTCGCGTGGGAACGGCCGGGTACACGCGGACTCAGCCCGGTGGACTGGGAGTGGGTGGACGCCATGGCGTGCGTGCTCGACGAGCACCACGTGCGTCTGCGTGGGCAGGTCGTCGTGCACGACGGGGGAGCGTCGATGGTCGAACTCGACGACGACGAGGTGACCGCCGCGGCGGCGTGACGCGTCGACGGCCGTTGTTTCGCGTCGGTGCGGCGTGGGCCGCAGTGACGTGCGCCGGGGTCAGCCCTGTGGGGCGGTGTCCGGCACGTCCTGGCCGGTCAGGCCCTCGACCACGGCCTTCGCCGCTGGCCAGGACTTCGTGTAGTGCTCCGGGTCGGCGTTCACCTGCACGGCGTGCGCCATCTGCGTCGGGGTCATGGTCTTCCACCCGGGGACCTTCACGAGCTTCGCGTAGAACATCGACGCTGCCGTGTACGGGTCCATCCGCTGCTCGTACGTGCCCCACGCCCCGTTGTCCCGCTGCTGGAACAGTCCCCGGCTGTCGGGGCCGACCGCGTCACCGTGGTCCAGGTTCTGCAGCCCGGACTCGCCGATCGCGGTCATCACCCCGACGGCCTGCGTGTGCGGGCCGATGCCGAGGGACTGCGCGGCCTCGATGACGTACGCGGCGTTCACCAGCCGGTCCTGGCAGTAGCCGGCGACCGGCCCCGCGGGGACGACGATCCCGCCGATGGTCTTCGACGCGGCCGCCGGGCACGTGACGGCCTGCGGGGACGACACCGAGCCGGCCACGCCGGACAGTGAGTGGACCGCCATGACGACCAGCACGACCACGCCGATGCCGACGGCCACGATCCCGGCGCCGAACACGGACGCCAGCGTGATGCCGACACGGTGCATGCTCGGGTCCTTCCGTCCGGGTCCGGTGCCGGGGGTGCCGGATGTCGGTCCGGGTCCCGGGGTGCCGGATCTCGGTCCGGGCGCCAGGACGAGGGTACGAGGGCGGCCTGGGAACGGCCGCCCTCGACATGCCCCGCGTTCAGGTGCGCTCTGGTCCGAGTGGGCGCCGGTCAGCTGCGCGGCGGCCGGGGTGTGCCCCGGTCAACTGCGCTGCAGCCGGGGTGTGCCCGCGTCAGCTGCGCTCGGCCGGCTCGTCGTCGCGGTGGACGACCTGCGTCGGTTCGGTCACCAGTCCGGTCGGCGCCTTGTCCGTGTGCTTGCGGCCGTGGGTGAACCAGGTCACGATCCACAGCAGCACGCCCAGCGCCAGCAGGGCACCCGCGATCTGGTACTGCTCGACCGCGCGACCGGACGAGAACGGCAGCACGAGCCACAGGCAGGTGACGACGCCGATCACGGGGATCACGACACCGGCTCGGAAGTGCTTGTGACCGACCTTGTCGCGCCGCAGCACCAACACCGACAGGTTGACGACGGCGAACACGGACAGCAGCAACAGCGACGTGGTCCCGCCGAGCACGACCACGATGGGGGAGTCCGGGCTGAGCGACACCCAGCCGATCAAGGCCAGGGAGATCACCGTGGTGAAGACGATCGCGGTGGACGGGGTGCGGCGGGTCTGCGACACCTTCGACAGGAACCCGGGCAGGACACCCTGCTTGCTCATGCCGTACAGCAGGCGCGACGCCATCATCATGTTGATCAGCGCGGTGTTGGCGACGGCGAACATCGAGATGAAGGGCAGCAGGTTGCCGATCGGGAAGTCCGGCGCGGCGGTCTGCACGACGGTGACCAGCGGCGTCTCGTTGCCCGCGAGCTCACCGATCGGCACGACGGCGACGGCGCAGATGGACACAAGCACGTAGATGACGGCGGTGATGCCGAGGCCCGTGAGCATCACCTTGGGGAAGATCCGCGACGGGTCCTTGGTCTCCTCGGCCATGTTCACCGAGTCCTCGAAGCCGACCATCGCGAAGAACGCCAGCGAGGTCGCCGTCGAGATCGACAGCAGCAGGCTCTTGTCCTCCGGGGTCTCGAACATGACCACGCGCGAGAAGTCCGCGTTGCCGCCCGCGATCGCCCAGAACCCGATGAGGATCACCATCACCAGACCGCTCAGCTCGACGAGGGTCAGGACGACGTTGGTCTTGACGCTCTCGCTGACGCCTCGGAAGTTCACCGCCATCACGGCGAGCATGAACCCCATCGCGATGAGCATCACCACGCCGTTCGGAAGCTCGAGGCCGAAGCCGACCCCGAGGTTCGCCGCGAACGCCCGCGACGCCGTCGACGCCGAGGTGATCCCCGAGCACATCACGATGAACGTGACGATGAAGGTGACGAAGTGGATGCCGAACGCCTTGTGGACGTAGAGCGCGGCACCGGCGGTCTGCGGGTACTTCGTGACGAGCTCCAGGTACGAGAACGCCGTCAACAGCGCGACCGCGAACGCGATGAGGAACGGGAGCCATGCCGCCCCACCGACCTCCGCCGCGACCTGCCCCGTCAGGGCGTAGACACCCGTGCCGAGGATGTCCCCGATGATGAACAACAGCAGGAGCTTGGGTCCGAGGACACGGCGCAGTTCGGGCTGCTCCGTGGTCGGGCGCTCGGTGTTGGTTGTGGCCATGCACCACACTGTTGCGCCTGCACGCTTCCCTGTCCAGTCTCACAGAGTTCTCGCCGATCATCGCAACACGTCCGTGTCCTGCCGGAAACCGGACGCCTCCAGCACGGCGCCGCTAGCATCCGCTGCATGGACGACGAGTCGAACACCACCGAGGAACCGATCGAGTTCGCCGACTTCAACGCGAAGCTGCTCGTGCTCGACGTGCTCTGCTACGACCTCGACGTGCTCGAGCCGTACGACGCGGACAGTGCCGACGAGTCGGACGAGGACATCGACGTCGAGGGGCAGGACGACCGGGCGCGCGAGTACTACGACGACCTCGACCTGCTGCCCTCGCACCTGTCACTGGTGACCGAGCTCACCGTCGACTCCGACCTGCAGGTCCTGCAGGACGTGCACCCCGGCTGGGAGGGCACCGACGACCGCTTCGACCCGCAGAACTGGGACGACGTCCTCGAACTGCCGGCACTGCGGACGGTCTACGTCGCCACACGGCTGCCGGCGCACGTCGCCGAGGCCCTCGCGGCGAAGGGCGTCGACGTCCAGTCCGCCTGACCCCGGCGCCGCCGTGCACTCGCGGCGCCGCCGCGCACTCGAGACGCCGCCCCGGAAGGCGGCGTCTCGCTGGAAGCGCGGCGTCTCGCTGGAAGCGCGGCGTCTCGTCTGACCCGCGGCGCCTCGCCTGACCCCGGCGCGGCGAGGTGGGGCGCCCCCTCAGCCGGACAGCGCGGCCAGCTGCTCCGTGAACTGCTTCGCCCCGCCCTGCGCCGGGTGCCGCACCGCGATCGCGTCGATCCTGGCGAGGGCGAGCGCTCCCTGCGCCTTCCGTCCGACGGCGATCACCCGTGTCGCCCCGAGCGCCTCGAGCAGCGCGAGGGTCACCGGCGCGCCGGACCTGACCTCGGCAGGTCGCGGCGTCCGGTTCGTCAGCCGGTCGGTCCCGACGAACGGGTGGTGCGGGAAGATCGCCCACGCGACGGGGAGCGGACCGCGCCACCCGGCGAGCGCGGCGTGCACGACCCGTGACGATGCTTCCCACGGGGCGGTCGGCTGCGAGGGCGCCAGGAAGTCGGGTCCGAGTTCGCGCATGCTGGTGAACGGGATGCCGGTGTTCGTCATGCCGCGCCAGCCGGGGGCCTCGGCGACCAGCAGCGTGTCTGCGTGCGGGCCGACGACCTCGAGGTACCGCGTCAGGTTCTCGCGCCGCAGCCGGCCCGCGACGGAGCCGTCGTAGAGCGCCTCGGCGTCCGGGTCGACCGGGACCGCGTCGAGCGCCGCCCAGAACGGACCGAGGTCGAGCGTTCCTGCCATCAGTCGTGCCCGAGCACCCGGCGGTACACCTGCTCGAGGCCGGACGCCGACCGCTCCCAGCTCAGGCGCTCCGCGTGTTCGCGACCCGCCGCGGACAGCCCGGCCGCGTACGTCGGTTCGGTGAGGACCCGCTCGATCTCCGCTGCCCAGACCTCGGGCGCACGCGACTCCAGGACGACGCCGGTCTCCCCGTCGAGCACCGCTTCGCGCAGGCCCCCGGCGGCAGCGGCGACGACCGGCACCCCGGACGCCGAGCCCTCGAGCGCGACGAGCCCGTACGTCTCCGAGTGCGACGGGACGAGCACGGCCGACGACCCACGGAACAGCAGGGCCAGGTCGGCGCGTGACTGCGGCCCGATGAACGTCACCCGGTCAGCCACGCCGAGTGACGCAGCGAGCCCACGGAGCTCCGTCAGGTAGTCACCGGCTTCGCTCGAGGAGTCCCCGGCGATCACGAGGGTCGGACGGACCGCCTCGGAGATCCCCGCGATGGCCTTGATCGCCAGGTCGAGGCCCTTGAGCGGCTGGACGCGGGCAGCAGCCACGACGTAGGGCACCTCGGCACGGCGGGCCCCAGCTGCAGCGGGCCGGAACACCGATCCGTCGACCCCCGGCGGGACGATCCACACACGGGCGGGGTCGCCACCGAGCCGGTCGCGCACAGTGTCGGCCTCGGCCTCGCTGACCACC
This genomic interval carries:
- a CDS encoding uracil-DNA glycosylase, with the protein product MAGTLDLGPFWAALDAVPVDPDAEALYDGSVAGRLRRENLTRYLEVVGPHADTLLVAEAPGWRGMTNTGIPFTSMRELGPDFLAPSQPTAPWEASSRVVHAALAGWRGPLPVAWAIFPHHPFVGTDRLTNRTPRPAEVRSGAPVTLALLEALGATRVIAVGRKAQGALALARIDAIAVRHPAQGGAKQFTEQLAALSG
- a CDS encoding amino acid permease, coding for MATTPRPTLFRRKPIEEIDDDTGGEGGLKRHLGLWQLTAIGIGGIIGAGIFTLAGTVAHGVAGPAVLISFLVAGVASAAAALSYAEFAGLIPKAGSAYTYGYAVLGEIVGWFIGWDLLLEYTAIVAVVAIGISGYVGFLVGQFGIDLPAWMLGAPGTGDGHVLDVFAILLCLLTAFVLTRGIRSAARFEFVAVGIKVALVVLIVVLGVFHINSANYDPYFPFGFGGVMTGAATVFFAVFGYDAMSTAAEESVDARKHMPKAILLSLAISMVLYVLATIVLTGMQKYTDIDPASGFSSAFASVGLGGVANVIAIGAIVGIVTVLVTFMLGASRVWFSMSRDGLMPKWFAKTDPKRHVPTRVTWILGIASAVLAGVLPIGVVAELTNIGILLAFVVVCTAVIVLRYTQPDLPRQFKLPLMPIVPIVGVIASLWLVTFLQWETWVRFAVWFAIGLGVYFGYSRKHSKLAVEQQR
- a CDS encoding glycosyltransferase, with translation MSSTPEPLRIGLVSLHTSPGDEPGSGEVGGMNVVVRHQAEALADLGHHVEIVTRRSSPTQPDSVSIVPGVCLRFLSAGPAEPVPKGEHDAFIEPFRDGLAALGPFDVLHAHHWFSGAAALPVARQRGIPHVQSFHSIAADSTTPLSEGERPESAGRMAGEATLARDSDAVVVVSEAEADTVRDRLGGDPARVWIVPPGVDGSVFRPAAAGARRAEVPYVVAAARVQPLKGLDLAIKAIAGISEAVRPTLVIAGDSSSEAGDYLTELRGLAASLGVADRVTFIGPQSRADLALLFRGSSAVLVPSHSETYGLVALEGSASGVPVVAAAAGGLREAVLDGETGVVLESRAPEVWAAEIERVLTEPTYAAGLSAAGREHAERLSWERSASGLEQVYRRVLGHD
- a CDS encoding APC family permease, with product MATTNTERPTTEQPELRRVLGPKLLLLFIIGDILGTGVYALTGQVAAEVGGAAWLPFLIAFAVALLTAFSYLELVTKYPQTAGAALYVHKAFGIHFVTFIVTFIVMCSGITSASTASRAFAANLGVGFGLELPNGVVMLIAMGFMLAVMAVNFRGVSESVKTNVVLTLVELSGLVMVILIGFWAIAGGNADFSRVVMFETPEDKSLLLSISTATSLAFFAMVGFEDSVNMAEETKDPSRIFPKVMLTGLGITAVIYVLVSICAVAVVPIGELAGNETPLVTVVQTAAPDFPIGNLLPFISMFAVANTALINMMMASRLLYGMSKQGVLPGFLSKVSQTRRTPSTAIVFTTVISLALIGWVSLSPDSPIVVVLGGTTSLLLLSVFAVVNLSVLVLRRDKVGHKHFRAGVVIPVIGVVTCLWLVLPFSSGRAVEQYQIAGALLALGVLLWIVTWFTHGRKHTDKAPTGLVTEPTQVVHRDDEPAERS